The following are encoded together in the Cherax quadricarinatus isolate ZL_2023a chromosome 37, ASM3850222v1, whole genome shotgun sequence genome:
- the LOC128702686 gene encoding ankyrin repeat domain-containing protein 29, producing the protein MVDSRGQCGLTVVAVVMVAAVMVMMAGVADAVSDDIPDPCQNISSLPARKRNICNGNWLLYAAEAGHLHRVHTLLHLPERSYLMAYTDSQGLRKGFTAMMLAAEKNHTEVVEVLVNAGSDVNHTSRAMYTVVYLLAEKGALKTLKHVLDLGAAPDVMTTTGMTPLLIGTWNGYPDVVKMLLEKGANPNVAMPDTLYSPLYMSSKAGDVDMVRALLVAKADVDFQTSWGVTALIVATVWGRVRVVPILLQALANPNIVEKDGFTALHKAVYYRHAEIVKALLNHRALVNVQDSFGRTPLHYCVVRRKGEWKTGSPRASSKTTATKVTMMMELLTSCPDVTITDNSGKTVLDLAEEFQAIELQDVLKGYKSRCG; encoded by the exons ATGGTGGACAGTAGGGGGCAGTGTGGAttaacagtggtggcagtggtgatggtggcagcagtgatggtgatgatggcaggTGTAGCAGATGCAGTTAGCGACGACATCCCTGACCCCTGTCAAAACATTTCCAGTCTGCCAGCCAGGAAAAGGAACATTTGCAATG GTAACTGGTTGCTGTACGCTGCTGAGGCGGGTCACCTGCACCGCGTCCATACTCTTCTTCATCTGCCTGAGAGATCCTACCTTATGGCCTACACTGACAGTCAAG GACTGCGTAAGGGGTTCACTGCTATGATGCTGGCGGCTGAGAAGAATCACACTGAGGTGGTGGAGGTTCTTGTGAATGCTGGTTCGGATGTCAACCACACCAGCAGAGCGA TGTACACGGTGGTATACCTACTGGCTGAGAAGGGAGCCTTGAAGACGCTGAAGCATGTACTGGACCTGGGAGCCGCACCTGACGTTATGACCACCACAG GTATGACGCCGCTACTGATCGGAACCTGGAACGGCTACCCTGACGTGGTCAAAATGCTGCTGGAGAAAGGTGCCAATCCTAATGTGGCAATGCCTGACACTC TGTATTCACCACTGTACATGTCGTCCAAAGCTGGCGACGTGGACATGGTCAGAGCTCTGCTGGTCGCCAAGGCTGATGTTGACTTCCAGACGTCTTGGG GGGTGACTGCGCTGATCGTAGCAACTGTGTGGGGAAGAGTGAGGGTGGTACCAATACTACTGCAGGCACTAGCCAACCCTAACATAGTGGAGAAAGACG GGTTTACAGCGCTGCACAAGGCTGTGTACTACCGTCATGCAGAGATCGTCAAGGCGTTACTGAACCACCGCGCTCTCGTCAACGTCCAAGACTCCTTCG GAAGAACACCGCTCCACTATTGTGTggtgaggaggaagggagagtggaaaACAGGCTCTCCCAGGGCCTCGTCCAAGACCACTGCCACCAAGGTGACCATGATGATGGAACTGTTAACCAGTTGTCCTGATGTTACCATCACTGATAattcag GCAAGACGGTCTTGGACCTGGCTGAAGAGTTTCAAGCAATTGAGCTTCAGGATGTActtaaag GCTACAAGTCGAGGTGTGGGTAG